The sequence below is a genomic window from Nocardia fluminea.
CTCCCCGAACACGGCGCGCCGCGCGCGACACGCCCAACAATTTCGGTCGGACACTCGATCAGCGAAGATAATCCCCCGCCGTCGCCCGGGCTCGAGTTTCCGGCAGTTCGGTGCCCGACCGTTGCCGAATGCCGCTCGCGAACAACCCGACCGGGCCGGGCCGGCGCGCTGTTCGCACGCCCAGCCGCCGAGCTGTTCGAGTGAAACCCCGGTTACCCGGGCGGCGCCCACCGCGGACCCCTAGGGTTGGTCCGGGGGTGCCGGGGGGTTCGCGCACGGCCCGTGAGATCTACTTCGGAGTGACGAATTGACCGAGCACACAAGCGAACTCGACCAGGCGATCGCCGAACGACTCGAGCCGTGGACCGCCCGGCTCGGTGCCGACCGCAAGGCCTACTTCCATCATGTGCTGCGGGTACTGCGCACGGCCGACCTCCTGTTCGCCCGCAGCGGCGAGCCGGGGCCGCTGCCGAGTGCGCGCGAGGAGTTCCGCACCGCGGCGACCTTCCACGATCTCGGCATCTGGGCAGCGTGCACCTTCGACTATCTCGAACCGTCCTGCGCGCTGGCGGCCGACTGGCTGATCGCCCACGACCGGGAGGACATCGCCGAACTCGTCGCCGAGATGATCCGCGACCACCATCGGGTGCGACCGGCGGGCGGCGCGAACGATCCGGTGGAGCTGTTCCGGCGGGCCGATCTGATCGACGTGACGTTCGGCGCGCGGCGCTACGGCCTGCCCTACGCGGCCTGCTCCGCGCTGATGAGGCGGTACCCGGACAGCGGCTTCCACTTCAAGCTGGTCGAGCTGACAGTACGGCGCGCGCTCATCCACCCGCTCTCACCGCTGCCCATGATCCGCTGGTGAGAGGCTATTTCGGCAGCACTATTGTCACGACGCCAATACTGCGGCACACTGGTGTCCGTAACCACCGGTCACGCTTGGACCGGTGCTGTGCCGAGCCGAACAAGGAGACTCGATGGCCGCCAATCGGTCCAGCTGGATGAACGAGGACCTGGACGCCCTGCGTGACATGACCCGCGCGTTCATGGCCAAGGAACTTGTCCCCAACATCGACAAGTACCGCGAACAGCACCACGTCGACCGCGACCTGTGGAACAAGGCGGGCGAAGTCGGCCTGCTGTGCATTTCGATCCCCGAGGAGTACGGCGGCGGTGGCGGCACCTTCGCCCACGAAGCCGTGCTCATGGAGGAGCAGGCTCGCGCGGTCGACACTTCGTGGGGCATCAGCCTGCACAACGGCATCGTGGCCCACTACATCCTCGCCTACGGCACCGAGGAGCAGAAGAAGCAGTGGCTGCCGAAGATGGCCAGCGGCGAGGTCGTCGGCGCCATCGCGATGACCGAGCCCGGCACCGGTTCCGACCTGCAGGCCGTCAAGGCCAAGGCGATCCGGGACGGCGACGAGTACGTCATCAACGGCTCCAAGACCTTCATCACCAACGGCGCGCAGGCCGACCTGATCATCCTGGTCGCCAAGACCGACCCCACCCAGGGCGCCTCCGGCGTCTCGCTGGTGCTGGTCGAGGCCGACCGCGAAGGTTTCCGGCGCGGCCGCGTGCTCGACAAGATCGGCCAGAAGGGCCAGGACACCTCCGAGCTGTTCTTCGAGGACGTGCGCGTGCCGGTGACCAACCTGCTCGGCACCCAGGAGGGCCAGGGCTTCATCCAGCTGATGCAGCAGCTGCCCCAGGAGCGCCTGATCGTGTCGATGGGCGCGGTCGCGGGCATGGAGGTCGCCCTCGACCACACCCTGCGCTACACCAAGGAGCGCGAGGCGTTCGGCCGCCCGGTGTTCGGTTTCCAGAACACCAAGTTCAAGCTGGCCGAGGTCGCCACCGAGGCCCGCATCGCGCGTGTGTTCATCGACGACTGCGTCGAGAAGCACATCCGTGGTGAGCTCGACATCCCCACCGTCGCCATGGCGAAGTGGTGGACCACCGACAAGGCGATGCAGATCGCCGACACCTGTCTGCAGCTGTTCGGCGGCTACGGGTACATGAACGAGTACCCGATCGCACGCATGTGGGTCGACAACCGCGTCCAGCTCATCTACGCGGGCACCAACGAGATCATGAAGGAAATCATCGCCCGGAGCCTGTGATCCTCCAGCCCGAACGGTGATCCCACCGGCCGCGAACACCTGTTCGCGGCCGGTTTTCGCTGTTGGGGGGTCATTTCGTGACCTATCCGTCGTCCTCGCCGAGACGAATGTCCTTCGACCGGCGGCAACATTTCCGACGACGAGGACGGTGCGGCAACAGTGGACACGGACGGCGGCGGTTCGACGGGACGACCCGGACCGGAACCGGTACTGCCGGACCGAGCACAGATGATGCAGGCGGTCTGCGGGGTCGCCGGTGCGAGTGACCCCGTCCTCTCCGCCGCCCACGAACTGGCCACGCTGCACGAACGCCGCGAACAGCAGATACCCGGCGACACCAGCGAGATCGACTGGGCGCGTGCGCGTCTGGTCTGCGAGATCGACCGCTGGGTCGTCATCCGCTCCCCCACCCCCGCCACCTCGGCACCGATGCACACCGAGAGCATCGGCGCCGTCGTGGACCGCATGGCCCATTTCGCCGCCCTCACCTACCGCGCACTGGCCTGCGGCGCCGAATCCCAGCTCCGCGCCGCCCAGCAACGCCTACACGAATTGGCCTGCGGCTACGACGATCTCATCACCGAAGTCGCCACCGGCGCCCGCCGCCTACCCGACGGCCTCGACACCGACCCACCGGAAAGCGATGGCACACAGCAGGTCCGCGAGATACCACGCAACGAATAGCAGCGGCCACCGCTTCCCAGCGCGATCAGAACATCCGTACCGCCACCAAACGCCAACTGTCCTTGGTCGACTCGATGCGGCCTGCGATAGCCAGCGTGCGCGGGCCACGCTGATACGAGGCGAAGACTTCGGCGGCGCCGTCCTGCGTGGGGGTGAGTTTCACGCGGGTCAAGGTGGCGCTGCCGAGGGTCCGGCCGGGGGCCGAGTCCTGCGCGAGCATGGTGTTGACGGCGGCGAGCGCTCGCGCGTCTGTGTAAGCGCGCAGGTGAGTGGACGATCGGCGCCGGTCGACCACTTCCAGCAGCAGCCGGAGCACCTGCTCGGTGAATCGCTTCGCGGTGGCGGAAGTCTCTGCGGCGGGCGCTGCCTGCGGGCAGGACGCACGCACTGCCCGGCGAATGCTCGCCGGTGCTCCGCCCGCCGCCCTCGGTCGACCTGAGCCGGTAACCCGATGGCGCACAGCGGCATTCACGGCAGCGGATCGCTGTACCGCTTCCCCACCCTCCAGCCGCGGTTCGCAATGCGGCGCGGGCGACAACACCGTTCCCTCCGTAGACATGCTCGTCCCCTTCGAGTCGGTCCACCCACTCCCCAGTGGTGGCGCACAGCATGACACGGAGGTCCGACAAGTGTTCGCGAAATCAGCGCAGGTCGCCGTAGATGTCCGGTCCCCTTCACCACATCGCCCGATTTCGCACGATGTCACGCCCACTCAGAACAGCGTCATCGGTTCGTCGGACTCAGGTGCCGGCTGCGCGGGGAGATCGGGAACGAGCGCGCGGACTTCGTCGTGGAAGCGGCGAGCCAGACCGCGCGCCGCGGCATTGTCGGGAGTGTGCACGAAGACCGTCGGCGAGCGACCTTCGCGCAGCCAGCTCGCGACGGTCTCCACCCATGGCTGCCAGCCCGCGACGGTGCGGTCGGTGTCGGCGCGCCCGTGGTAGCGCACGATCGGGTACTCGGTCAGCGCCCGCATCCGGCGCGGCACGCGAGGCTTCTTCGCCCGTGCCTCGTATTCGGACGGATCTCCCGGTGGCCCGTCGAACAGGACCGTCGTGTCGAACGGCACCCATTCGGCCCCGATCCGACCGAGCACCCGTTCCAGTTGCACGGAGGCCCGCTCGTCTTCGAAGAACGCCGGATGACGCACTTCCACCGCGCACCGCAGTCCATCGGGCAACTCACGCTGGAAACGCGCGAGGGCGCCGAGATCGGTCGGGCCGAACGACGCGGGCAGCTGGATCCACAGCGCGTGCACCCGCGGGCCGAGCGGCGCCATCACGTCGAGAAACGCCCCCAGTTCGGCGCTCGCGTCGACGAGCCGGCGCTCATGCGTCACCGCCCTCGGCGGCTTGACCACGAACCGGAAATCGGGCGCGGTCTGGCGCGCCCACGACTCGACGGTGGACGCGGACGGTGTCGCGTAGAACGTGGTGTTGCCCTCGACCGCACCGCAGTGCCCGGCGTAGGCGCGCAACCGTTCACCCGGCGGGGGCAACCGCTGCTGCCATTGCGGATGCGTCCACATCGCACACCCCATCCGCAGCTCACGCACAGGCCGACGGTAATACAGCGACCGGCCGCCCCTAAAATGAGACCGGTTGCCACCAGTTCGCCCTGTGCGCGGGCGGCGGGAGCAGCGGGGTCCGGCCGGGCAGGCCGGCGTCCGCGTGCCCGCCACATTCATGAATTCGGGTGCGCGCACGACGGAAAGGGCCTGTGATGGCGATTCTCACCACCGAGCGGCCGAGTGCTGTCTCCGTCAGCCGCGCCTGGCTGGGCGTGTCCGCCGCCATGGTGGCGATCGCGTGGGGCGGCAACGAGTTCACGCCGCTGCTGGTGATGTACAAAGCCCACGGCCTCGCACTGACGGCGGTCGATTTGCTGCTGTTCTACTACGTCCTCGGCATCGTGCCCGCCCTGCTCATCGGCGGCCCGCTGTCGGACCGGTTCGGTCGCAGGCCGTTGATGCTGCCCGCACCGCTGATCGCCGCGGCCGGTTCGCTGCTGCTCGCGGCGGGCGCGGACTCGGTGCCGATGCTGGCGGCCGGGCGGATGCTGTGCGGTGTCGCGCTCGGACTCGCGATGGCGGTAGGCGGCAGCTGGCTCAAGGAACTGTCGCAACCACCGTTCGCCGCGGCCACCACGGGTAAGGGCGCCCGCCGGTCCGCGATGAGCCTGACCGCCGGGTTCGCTCTCGGCGCGGGCGTGGCGGGAACACTCGCGCAGTGGGGCCCGCTGCCGGATTCGACCGCCTATCTCGTCAACGCGGCGCTCTGCGTCGCGACCGCGTTCTGGGTGGCTCGGACACCGGAAACCGTGACCCGCCCGGGCGAACCGGGCAGGCTGCGCGACGACCTGAGGATTCCCGCCGCCGGGCACCGGCGATTCCTGCGGGTGGCGGTGCCGATCGCGCTGTGGTTGTTCACCGCCAACGCCACCGCCTACGCCGTGCTGCCGACGCTGATGCTGCCGCGCGTGCAGCAGGCCCCGATCGCCTTCTCCGCCCTGGTCACCATGGTGACGCTCGGCTGCGGATTCACCATCCAATCGGTAGCGCGCCGCATCGACCGCCCCGGCACCGCGCGCGCCGCGGTGGTGGCGCTCGTGCTACTCACCACCGGCATGGTCCTGGCCGCGTGGACGGCGGCCACCCTGAGCATCTGGGTGACGCTCCTGACCGCCGTCGTGCTCGGCAGCGGCTACGGCATCGGCCTCGTCGCCGGCCTGCAACAGATCGAACGCATCGCGGGCCCCGGCGATCTCGCCGGTTTGAACGCGGTCTTCTACTCGGTGAGCTACCTCGGATTCGGCGTGCCCGCGGTCCTGTCCGCACTGCACAGCGGCCTCGGTTTCGGCTATCCCGCCATGTATCTGGTCACCGCCGCGATCGCCGCGGGTTGCCTCGCGCTGGTAGCCGCGAATTACCGCGAGCGGATCTGAGCGAAAGCCCGTCCCGCTGGGGCCATCGCGGCGCGTTACGGTGGATCGGGTGAGCGCCGACCCCGTCGAGACCCTCCT
It includes:
- a CDS encoding HD domain-containing protein; its protein translation is MTEHTSELDQAIAERLEPWTARLGADRKAYFHHVLRVLRTADLLFARSGEPGPLPSAREEFRTAATFHDLGIWAACTFDYLEPSCALAADWLIAHDREDIAELVAEMIRDHHRVRPAGGANDPVELFRRADLIDVTFGARRYGLPYAACSALMRRYPDSGFHFKLVELTVRRALIHPLSPLPMIRW
- a CDS encoding acyl-CoA dehydrogenase family protein; translated protein: MAANRSSWMNEDLDALRDMTRAFMAKELVPNIDKYREQHHVDRDLWNKAGEVGLLCISIPEEYGGGGGTFAHEAVLMEEQARAVDTSWGISLHNGIVAHYILAYGTEEQKKQWLPKMASGEVVGAIAMTEPGTGSDLQAVKAKAIRDGDEYVINGSKTFITNGAQADLIILVAKTDPTQGASGVSLVLVEADREGFRRGRVLDKIGQKGQDTSELFFEDVRVPVTNLLGTQEGQGFIQLMQQLPQERLIVSMGAVAGMEVALDHTLRYTKEREAFGRPVFGFQNTKFKLAEVATEARIARVFIDDCVEKHIRGELDIPTVAMAKWWTTDKAMQIADTCLQLFGGYGYMNEYPIARMWVDNRVQLIYAGTNEIMKEIIARSL
- a CDS encoding DUF4254 domain-containing protein, producing the protein MDTDGGGSTGRPGPEPVLPDRAQMMQAVCGVAGASDPVLSAAHELATLHERREQQIPGDTSEIDWARARLVCEIDRWVVIRSPTPATSAPMHTESIGAVVDRMAHFAALTYRALACGAESQLRAAQQRLHELACGYDDLITEVATGARRLPDGLDTDPPESDGTQQVREIPRNE
- a CDS encoding Rv3235 family protein, which gives rise to MRASCPQAAPAAETSATAKRFTEQVLRLLLEVVDRRRSSTHLRAYTDARALAAVNTMLAQDSAPGRTLGSATLTRVKLTPTQDGAAEVFASYQRGPRTLAIAGRIESTKDSWRLVAVRMF
- a CDS encoding DUF72 domain-containing protein, which translates into the protein MRELRMGCAMWTHPQWQQRLPPPGERLRAYAGHCGAVEGNTTFYATPSASTVESWARQTAPDFRFVVKPPRAVTHERRLVDASAELGAFLDVMAPLGPRVHALWIQLPASFGPTDLGALARFQRELPDGLRCAVEVRHPAFFEDERASVQLERVLGRIGAEWVPFDTTVLFDGPPGDPSEYEARAKKPRVPRRMRALTEYPIVRYHGRADTDRTVAGWQPWVETVASWLREGRSPTVFVHTPDNAAARGLARRFHDEVRALVPDLPAQPAPESDEPMTLF
- a CDS encoding MFS transporter gives rise to the protein MAILTTERPSAVSVSRAWLGVSAAMVAIAWGGNEFTPLLVMYKAHGLALTAVDLLLFYYVLGIVPALLIGGPLSDRFGRRPLMLPAPLIAAAGSLLLAAGADSVPMLAAGRMLCGVALGLAMAVGGSWLKELSQPPFAAATTGKGARRSAMSLTAGFALGAGVAGTLAQWGPLPDSTAYLVNAALCVATAFWVARTPETVTRPGEPGRLRDDLRIPAAGHRRFLRVAVPIALWLFTANATAYAVLPTLMLPRVQQAPIAFSALVTMVTLGCGFTIQSVARRIDRPGTARAAVVALVLLTTGMVLAAWTAATLSIWVTLLTAVVLGSGYGIGLVAGLQQIERIAGPGDLAGLNAVFYSVSYLGFGVPAVLSALHSGLGFGYPAMYLVTAAIAAGCLALVAANYRERI